The following coding sequences are from one Rathayibacter sp. VKM Ac-2760 window:
- a CDS encoding DUF6578 domain-containing protein, whose protein sequence is MIASSTCLIEVVRAGWEMDCCGAPLAVGGRVTWSLLGYPARSGRPEQYGEEHHDTSPNARPVTGTVRGIVGETVLGRIPAIGEGDVLVPDPSKRRLQRLASWDRSTGGATLRVALEIDADAELPPPWEPPATAQGARTPPPEVVAALHALLVRIHGAWGERVHIRSVDRGRKASIVPSTDGAGGLHWALGPENLVVNLGYDRVILPGDLDGVARLEVLADEVARGVVRQDPPITSQGVLLMPARRRRVPTSAW, encoded by the coding sequence ATGATCGCTTCTTCGACCTGCCTGATCGAGGTCGTCCGAGCGGGCTGGGAGATGGACTGCTGCGGTGCGCCGCTCGCAGTCGGGGGCCGGGTGACCTGGTCGCTGCTGGGCTACCCGGCTCGGTCGGGGCGCCCCGAGCAGTACGGCGAGGAGCACCACGACACGTCGCCGAACGCACGGCCGGTGACCGGAACAGTGCGTGGGATCGTCGGCGAGACGGTGCTCGGCAGAATCCCGGCGATCGGCGAGGGCGATGTCCTCGTCCCCGACCCCTCGAAGCGGAGGTTGCAGCGACTCGCGTCCTGGGACCGCTCCACCGGCGGCGCGACCCTCCGCGTCGCCCTCGAGATCGACGCGGACGCCGAGCTCCCGCCGCCGTGGGAGCCGCCGGCTACCGCCCAGGGCGCTCGGACGCCACCGCCCGAGGTCGTCGCCGCTCTGCACGCCCTGCTCGTCCGGATCCACGGCGCCTGGGGCGAACGAGTCCACATCCGGTCCGTCGACCGCGGCAGGAAGGCGAGCATCGTCCCGTCCACCGACGGCGCCGGCGGCCTGCACTGGGCGCTCGGACCGGAAAACCTCGTCGTCAACCTCGGCTACGACCGCGTGATCCTGCCCGGCGATCTCGACGGCGTCGCCCGGCTCGAGGTCCTCGCCGACGAGGTCGCCCGCGGAGTCGTCCGTCAGGACCCGCCGATCACGAGTCAAGGGGTCCTGCTGATGCCCGCGCGCAGGCGTAGGGTTCCCACTTCGGCCTGGTGA
- a CDS encoding fasciclin domain-containing protein, with protein sequence MRSTKRTALAAFALLGTAALGLTACSSGAGTTDAASETSSPMSTPMMTESATPMATMDPAANLVGSGCAAYAEQVPDGAGSVGGMALDPVATAASNNPLLKTLTAAVSGQLNPDVNLVDTLNGSEFTVFAPVDDAFAKLDAATLATLATPEGAATLSSILTYHVVPGQIAPDDIDGTHATVQGGDVTVTGSGDDIKVNDASVICGGVQTANATVYLIDTVLTPPAS encoded by the coding sequence ATGCGATCCACCAAGCGCACCGCCCTCGCCGCATTCGCTCTGCTCGGCACCGCCGCCCTCGGCCTCACCGCCTGCTCCTCCGGCGCCGGCACCACCGACGCCGCGAGCGAGACGTCCTCCCCCATGTCGACCCCGATGATGACCGAGTCGGCCACCCCCATGGCGACCATGGACCCGGCCGCCAACCTCGTCGGCTCCGGCTGCGCCGCGTACGCCGAGCAGGTCCCGGACGGCGCCGGCTCGGTCGGCGGAATGGCGCTCGACCCGGTGGCCACCGCCGCGTCGAACAACCCGCTGCTCAAGACCCTGACCGCTGCGGTCTCCGGTCAGCTCAACCCCGACGTCAACCTCGTCGACACGCTGAACGGCAGCGAGTTCACCGTCTTCGCCCCCGTCGACGACGCGTTCGCCAAGCTCGACGCCGCCACCCTCGCCACGCTGGCGACCCCCGAGGGAGCGGCCACGCTCTCCTCGATCCTCACCTACCACGTCGTCCCCGGCCAGATCGCCCCTGACGACATCGACGGCACCCACGCCACCGTCCAGGGCGGCGACGTCACCGTCACCGGTTCCGGCGACGACATCAAGGTGAACGACGCCTCGGTCATCTGCGGCGGCGTCCAGACCGCCAACGCGACCGTGTACCTCATCGACACGGTTCTGACCCCCCCGGCCTCCTAA
- a CDS encoding DUF2071 domain-containing protein gives MTSVEPVSRTAPALGGPRILRQRWTEASFLHWRVDPALVAPHLPPGVRPDEHDGSSWVGLIPFRLSRTAFRGGPRVPWLGTFPEVNVRLYSVDERGRRGVVFVSLEASHLLPVLTAQAVFGLPYRWARMSIDQRHRALIYTTERISDPAARSRIVVRPTLGTDASDDPFAAFLTARWAYHERHLGSTWYGRNLHRPWPLQRAELLALDDGLLEVAGFPGLADRAPDSVLYSPGVETVFTVPRRL, from the coding sequence GTGACCTCCGTCGAACCCGTGTCCCGCACCGCGCCCGCGCTCGGCGGGCCGCGCATCCTCCGCCAGCGCTGGACCGAGGCGTCCTTCCTGCACTGGCGCGTCGACCCCGCGCTGGTGGCCCCGCACCTGCCGCCGGGAGTGCGGCCGGACGAGCACGACGGCTCCTCCTGGGTGGGTCTCATCCCGTTCCGGCTGTCGCGGACGGCGTTCCGCGGCGGACCGCGCGTGCCCTGGCTCGGCACCTTCCCCGAGGTGAACGTGCGGCTGTACTCGGTGGACGAGCGGGGGCGCCGCGGAGTCGTCTTCGTCTCCCTCGAGGCGTCGCACCTGCTCCCCGTGCTGACCGCGCAGGCCGTGTTCGGGCTGCCCTACCGTTGGGCCCGGATGTCGATCGACCAGCGCCACCGCGCGCTCATCTACACGACCGAGCGGATCAGCGACCCGGCCGCGCGCTCGCGCATCGTCGTCCGGCCGACGCTCGGCACCGACGCCTCCGACGACCCGTTCGCCGCCTTCCTCACCGCGCGCTGGGCCTACCACGAGCGCCACCTCGGCTCGACCTGGTACGGCCGCAACCTGCACCGGCCGTGGCCGCTGCAGCGCGCGGAGCTGCTCGCGCTCGACGACGGGCTGCTCGAGGTCGCGGGCTTCCCGGGGCTGGCGGACCGCGCGCCGGACTCGGTGCTGTACTCCCCGGGCGTGGAGACGGTGTTCACGGTGCCGCGGCGTCTTTAG
- a CDS encoding CGNR zinc finger domain-containing protein, whose amino-acid sequence MVFAYDVEAALTSTAVLVNTLPELSHSGEDEMATVEQLDEFLLENRYTGSREHSTAELEAVRAVRAPLRSLWRSRAEEDLVAVVNGMLEEGRALPQLVRHGIFGWHLHATRDESPLATRIVVEAAMAFVDVIRGDERERIRVCAAEDCEAVLVDFSRNRSKRYCDTGNCGNRANVAAYRARRASS is encoded by the coding sequence ATGGTCTTCGCCTATGACGTGGAAGCGGCGCTCACGTCGACCGCCGTGCTCGTCAACACCCTCCCCGAGCTGTCGCACTCCGGCGAGGACGAGATGGCGACCGTGGAGCAGCTCGACGAGTTCCTGCTCGAGAACCGCTACACCGGCAGCCGCGAGCACTCGACCGCCGAGCTGGAGGCGGTCCGGGCCGTGCGCGCGCCGCTCCGCTCGCTCTGGCGCAGCCGCGCCGAGGAGGACCTGGTCGCCGTGGTGAACGGCATGCTCGAGGAGGGCCGCGCCCTGCCGCAGCTGGTGCGGCACGGCATCTTCGGCTGGCACCTGCACGCCACCCGAGACGAGAGCCCGCTCGCGACCCGCATCGTGGTCGAGGCCGCGATGGCGTTCGTCGACGTGATCCGCGGCGACGAGCGCGAGCGCATCCGCGTCTGCGCGGCGGAGGACTGCGAGGCGGTGCTGGTCGACTTCTCCCGCAACCGCTCGAAGCGCTACTGCGACACCGGCAACTGCGGCAACCGCGCGAACGTCGCGGCGTACCGCGCGCGGCGGGCGTCGAGCTGA
- a CDS encoding YcnI family protein — translation MTTTRTASSSSSFSSRVRLVGGGALVAAGSVALALAAPTAASAHVTAAASSTAAGSYTVVTFSLAHGCEGSPTTGLSITIPEGINSVSPTVNPNWDVVKNEVAIADPVTDAHGNTATERVSDVVYTAKTALADGYRDTVSLQLQLPEDAAGSTLEFPVLQTCETGSTAWDQPTVEGEAEPELPAPTVAVTAAMAGSGHHDAGAADDDGDGDDAVATTASATTATGQGDDVIARVLGVGGLVLGAVGVAFGLASRRRSPKASA, via the coding sequence ATGACCACCACCCGTACCGCTTCCTCTTCCTCCTCCTTCTCCTCCCGCGTCCGCCTCGTCGGCGGCGGTGCGCTCGTCGCCGCGGGCTCCGTCGCCCTCGCCCTGGCCGCTCCGACCGCCGCGAGCGCGCACGTCACCGCCGCGGCGTCGAGCACGGCCGCCGGCTCGTACACCGTCGTGACCTTCTCGCTCGCGCACGGCTGCGAGGGCTCGCCGACGACCGGTCTCAGCATCACCATCCCCGAGGGGATCAACTCGGTCAGCCCGACCGTGAACCCCAACTGGGACGTCGTGAAGAACGAGGTCGCGATCGCCGACCCGGTGACCGACGCGCACGGCAACACCGCGACCGAGCGCGTGTCCGACGTCGTCTACACCGCGAAGACCGCGCTCGCCGACGGCTACCGCGACACCGTCTCGCTCCAGCTGCAGCTGCCGGAGGACGCGGCCGGCTCGACCCTCGAGTTCCCGGTGCTGCAGACCTGCGAGACCGGCTCGACCGCGTGGGACCAGCCGACCGTCGAGGGCGAGGCCGAGCCCGAGCTGCCCGCGCCGACCGTCGCGGTGACCGCCGCGATGGCGGGCTCCGGCCACCACGACGCCGGGGCCGCTGACGACGACGGCGACGGTGACGACGCGGTCGCGACGACCGCCTCCGCGACCACCGCCACCGGTCAGGGCGACGACGTGATCGCCCGCGTCCTCGGCGTCGGCGGGCTCGTCCTCGGTGCCGTCGGCGTCGCCTTCGGGCTCGCCTCGCGCCGCCGCAGCCCGAAGGCGTCCGCGTGA
- a CDS encoding copper resistance CopC family protein — MTLAHRKGGRLVLAATAIGLLGSVAVAAPASAHNYLVSTTPAADSTVTEQPGTMVLTTNDDLLVLGNDGAAAALRVVGPDGLYYGDGCVSVVGPEASMPLELGAAGAYEVTWQVVSTDGHPVSGQYGFDWQPGADVALAEGSESVPDCNGTVAVSDASAPTADEASTGSDPALLGDVLWIGGALVAVVAAVGITLLLLRRRPQS, encoded by the coding sequence GTGACGCTCGCTCACCGGAAGGGCGGACGCCTCGTCCTCGCCGCCACCGCGATCGGGCTCCTCGGCTCGGTCGCGGTGGCGGCGCCCGCCAGCGCGCACAACTACCTCGTGTCCACCACTCCCGCGGCGGACTCGACGGTGACGGAGCAGCCCGGGACGATGGTCCTGACGACGAACGACGACCTGCTGGTCCTCGGCAACGACGGAGCCGCCGCAGCTCTGCGCGTCGTCGGGCCCGACGGCCTCTACTACGGCGACGGCTGCGTGAGCGTCGTCGGTCCGGAGGCGTCGATGCCGCTCGAGCTCGGCGCGGCCGGTGCCTACGAGGTGACCTGGCAGGTCGTCTCGACCGACGGGCACCCGGTCTCCGGTCAGTACGGCTTCGACTGGCAGCCCGGAGCGGACGTCGCGCTCGCCGAGGGCTCGGAGTCGGTGCCCGACTGCAACGGCACGGTGGCGGTCTCGGACGCCTCGGCGCCGACCGCGGACGAGGCGTCGACCGGCTCGGACCCGGCGCTTCTCGGCGACGTGCTCTGGATCGGCGGCGCGCTCGTCGCCGTCGTCGCGGCGGTGGGGATCACGCTGCTCCTGCTGCGGCGGCGCCCGCAGAGCTGA
- a CDS encoding DEAD/DEAH box helicase codes for MPKNKKPAGGRPAKNFEPNRFGASSGKSQLGGRPRFAAPQSGSRSEGHRGYRPVDENAPKKARWNAEERAAKLTERGENRGESRGSDRGESRPARSYDRDDRPARSYDRSDRPARSNDRDERPARSYDRGTDRPARSYDRDARPARSYDRTDRPARSNDRDDRPARSFDRSDRPARSFDRTDRPARSYDRDARPARSNDRDDRPARSYDRSDRPARSFDRTDRPARSFDRDARPARTNDRDARPARSFDRTDRPARSSDRTERPSRGFDRGTERPARGGYDRADRGPRRDSGSDFYPKRDGRASHQADDVVLERLEATATLAVDVEGVSFGDLGLGANIVRQLTQMGAASPFPIQAATIPEVLAGKDVLGRGKTGSGKTIAFGAPVVERLMENDGAKGRKPGRAPRALILAPTRELAMQIDRTIQPIARSVGLFTATIFGGVPQYKQVGALQRGVDIIIATPGRLEDLIEQGRLDLSTISVTVLDEADHMCDLGFLEPVQRILRQTKRGGQRLLFSATLDKGVATLVDEFLVEPSVHEVAGEDQASSSIDHRVLLIEHRDKGAIIEELAARAGKTLIFARTRAFAEQLAEQLEHADIPATSLHGDLNQSRRTRNLALLTSGRVDVLVATDVAARGIHVDDIDLVIQADAPDEYKTYLHRSGRTGRAGKKGTVVTLITRNRRHRMEELLERAEIRADMIQAYPGDRVLAEISTGE; via the coding sequence ATGCCCAAGAACAAGAAGCCCGCCGGCGGACGCCCCGCCAAGAACTTCGAGCCGAACCGCTTCGGCGCCTCGAGCGGCAAGTCCCAGCTCGGCGGCCGCCCGCGCTTCGCCGCGCCCCAGTCCGGCTCCCGCAGCGAGGGTCACCGCGGCTACCGCCCCGTCGACGAGAACGCGCCCAAGAAGGCCCGCTGGAACGCCGAGGAGCGCGCTGCGAAGCTGACGGAGCGGGGAGAGAACCGCGGCGAGTCCCGCGGCAGCGACCGCGGAGAGTCCCGCCCGGCCCGCAGCTACGACCGCGACGACCGCCCCGCCCGCTCCTACGACCGGAGCGACCGCCCCGCGCGCTCGAACGACCGCGACGAGCGCCCCGCCCGTTCGTACGACCGCGGCACCGACCGCCCCGCGCGCAGCTACGACCGCGACGCGCGTCCGGCCCGCTCCTACGACCGGACCGACCGTCCGGCCCGTTCGAACGACCGCGACGACCGTCCGGCGCGTTCCTTCGACCGCAGCGACCGTCCCGCGCGCAGCTTCGACCGCACCGACCGCCCGGCCCGCTCGTACGACCGTGACGCCCGTCCGGCGCGCTCGAACGACCGCGACGACCGTCCGGCGCGTTCCTACGACCGCAGCGACCGCCCGGCGCGCAGCTTCGACCGCACGGACCGTCCGGCGCGCTCGTTCGACCGCGACGCCCGCCCCGCCCGCACGAACGACCGCGATGCTCGCCCCGCGCGCAGCTTCGACCGCACCGACCGCCCCGCGCGCAGCTCCGACCGCACCGAGCGCCCGTCGCGCGGCTTCGACCGCGGCACCGAGCGCCCCGCCCGCGGCGGCTACGACCGCGCCGACCGCGGCCCGCGCCGCGACTCCGGCTCGGACTTCTACCCCAAGCGCGACGGCCGCGCCTCGCACCAGGCCGACGACGTCGTGCTCGAGCGCCTCGAGGCGACCGCCACGCTCGCCGTCGACGTCGAGGGCGTCAGCTTCGGCGACCTCGGTCTCGGCGCGAACATCGTCCGCCAGCTGACCCAGATGGGCGCGGCCTCGCCGTTCCCGATCCAGGCCGCGACGATCCCCGAGGTCCTCGCAGGCAAGGATGTCCTCGGCCGCGGCAAGACGGGCTCCGGCAAGACGATCGCGTTCGGCGCGCCCGTCGTCGAGCGCCTGATGGAGAACGACGGAGCGAAGGGCCGCAAGCCCGGTCGCGCGCCGCGCGCGCTCATCCTCGCGCCGACCCGCGAGCTGGCGATGCAGATCGACCGCACCATCCAGCCGATCGCGCGCTCGGTGGGCCTGTTCACCGCCACGATCTTCGGCGGCGTCCCGCAGTACAAGCAGGTCGGCGCCCTCCAGCGCGGTGTCGACATCATCATCGCCACGCCGGGCCGCCTCGAGGACCTGATCGAGCAGGGTCGCCTCGACCTCTCGACCATCTCCGTGACCGTCCTCGACGAGGCCGACCACATGTGCGACCTCGGCTTCCTCGAGCCCGTGCAGCGGATCCTCCGCCAGACCAAGCGCGGCGGCCAGCGCCTGCTCTTCTCGGCGACGCTGGACAAGGGCGTCGCGACGCTCGTCGACGAGTTCCTCGTCGAGCCGAGCGTGCACGAGGTCGCGGGCGAGGACCAGGCGTCCTCGAGCATCGACCACCGCGTCCTGCTGATCGAGCACCGCGACAAGGGCGCGATCATCGAGGAGCTCGCGGCCCGCGCGGGCAAGACGCTGATCTTCGCCCGCACCCGCGCCTTCGCCGAGCAGCTCGCCGAGCAGCTCGAGCACGCCGACATCCCCGCGACCAGCCTGCACGGCGACCTCAACCAGTCGCGCCGCACCCGCAACCTCGCGCTGCTCACCAGCGGCCGGGTCGACGTCCTCGTCGCGACCGACGTCGCCGCGCGCGGCATCCACGTCGACGACATCGACCTGGTCATCCAGGCCGACGCGCCCGACGAGTACAAGACCTACCTGCACCGCTCCGGCCGCACCGGCCGCGCGGGCAAGAAGGGCACGGTCGTCACGCTGATCACCCGCAACCGCCGCCACCGCATGGAGGAGCTGCTCGAGCGCGCCGAGATCCGCGCCGACATGATCCAGGCGTACCCGGGCGACCGGGTGCTGGCGGAGATCAGCACGGGCGAGTAA
- a CDS encoding HAD family hydrolase — protein MPTTPTAVLFDIDGTLADTNFLHVEAWSRAFWQADLDVATWRIQRAIGADASELLDMLLEDDVDDDARTLVKGLHAKNYAEASARIALLPGARELIQALVERGVRVVLATSAPQNELDVLLDVLDLGDAVHAVASGEDVETAKPSPDVIGIALERAGVSVDRAIMVGDATWDVIAAERAGLATVAVQSGGTGEQELREAGAVAVYEDAAAILADLEGGPLASLLR, from the coding sequence ATGCCCACGACTCCGACCGCCGTGCTCTTCGACATCGACGGCACGCTCGCGGACACCAACTTCCTGCACGTGGAGGCCTGGTCGCGCGCGTTCTGGCAGGCCGACCTCGACGTGGCGACCTGGCGGATCCAGCGCGCCATCGGCGCCGACGCGTCGGAGCTGCTCGACATGCTCCTCGAGGACGACGTCGACGACGACGCGCGCACCCTGGTGAAGGGCCTGCACGCGAAGAACTACGCCGAGGCGTCCGCTCGGATAGCGCTCCTGCCCGGAGCGCGCGAGCTCATACAGGCGCTCGTCGAGCGGGGCGTCCGCGTGGTCCTCGCGACGTCCGCGCCGCAGAACGAGCTGGACGTCCTGCTCGACGTCCTCGACCTCGGCGACGCGGTGCACGCGGTCGCGAGCGGTGAGGACGTCGAGACCGCGAAGCCGTCGCCCGACGTCATCGGCATCGCGCTCGAGCGGGCCGGTGTCTCGGTCGACCGCGCGATCATGGTCGGCGACGCGACCTGGGACGTGATCGCCGCCGAGCGGGCCGGCCTCGCGACCGTCGCCGTGCAGTCCGGCGGCACCGGGGAGCAGGAGCTGCGCGAGGCCGGCGCGGTCGCGGTCTACGAGGACGCGGCGGCGATCCTCGCCGACCTGGAGGGCGGACCGCTGGCGAGCCTCCTGCGCTGA
- a CDS encoding HNH endonuclease signature motif containing protein has product MVDSEAGARPPTVRECLDGAFASAVGAVGAVDAFRARAEAQRAELIELTRLAAVAAEGALVHPGVSSRAERREAAHRALVAELATVLRMSESHAAGLIEESRLLVNELPRTLAALRDAAISPEHARVILRAAAELPPEVRGRLDEEAAVLAADRTPPQLQRRLRTLRERLHPESLTERHRRCAGRRGVWLDGDSDGMATLLLHLPAPEAHGAFDRIDRAARSLHELPGEKRTIGQLRADVGAALLIDGETVGADRRATGTAVPVGIRPRVAVTVPVLTLLGRSDEPGILEGYGPIDPGTARRLAADAPSFTRILTHSETGTVLSVGRTSYRVPADLRRYLLHRDETCRFPGCTRAASAGDVDHGVEWQHGGRTDADNLAHLCRHHHRLRHTTTWQVEHRPAGVLHWTSPTGRRHVTHPARTDPPGGRAAPVGEPDAVKDEPPPF; this is encoded by the coding sequence ATGGTCGATTCAGAGGCGGGGGCGCGGCCCCCGACGGTGCGCGAGTGCCTGGACGGGGCGTTCGCCTCGGCCGTCGGCGCGGTGGGCGCGGTCGATGCGTTCCGGGCGCGGGCGGAGGCGCAGCGGGCCGAGCTGATCGAGCTCACGCGGCTCGCGGCGGTGGCGGCGGAGGGGGCCCTGGTCCATCCAGGAGTGAGCAGTCGCGCGGAGCGGCGTGAGGCGGCGCACCGGGCGCTCGTCGCCGAGCTCGCCACCGTGCTGCGGATGTCCGAGTCGCACGCGGCCGGGCTGATCGAGGAGAGTCGTCTGCTCGTCAACGAGCTGCCGCGGACCCTCGCCGCGCTGCGCGACGCGGCGATCTCACCCGAGCACGCGCGGGTGATCCTCCGCGCGGCCGCCGAGCTGCCGCCCGAGGTGCGCGGGCGCCTCGACGAGGAGGCCGCCGTGCTCGCGGCCGACCGCACTCCCCCGCAGCTGCAGCGCCGACTCCGCACGCTCCGCGAGCGGCTCCACCCGGAGTCGCTGACCGAGCGCCACCGGCGCTGCGCCGGGCGGCGAGGCGTCTGGCTGGACGGGGACAGCGACGGCATGGCCACCCTGCTCCTGCACCTCCCCGCGCCCGAGGCGCACGGCGCCTTCGACCGGATCGATCGCGCGGCGCGCTCCCTGCACGAGCTGCCCGGCGAGAAGCGGACGATCGGGCAGCTGCGGGCGGACGTCGGAGCGGCGCTCCTGATCGACGGCGAGACCGTCGGCGCGGATCGACGCGCGACGGGCACCGCCGTCCCGGTCGGGATCCGACCGCGGGTCGCGGTCACCGTCCCCGTCCTCACGCTCCTCGGCCGCTCCGACGAGCCCGGCATCCTCGAGGGCTACGGGCCGATCGACCCCGGGACCGCCCGCCGCCTCGCGGCCGACGCGCCCTCCTTCACGCGGATCCTCACCCATTCGGAGACCGGCACGGTGCTCTCCGTGGGACGCACGTCGTACCGGGTTCCCGCCGACCTGCGGCGCTACCTGCTGCACCGCGACGAGACCTGCCGCTTCCCCGGCTGCACCCGGGCTGCCTCCGCCGGCGACGTCGACCACGGCGTCGAGTGGCAGCACGGCGGCCGCACCGACGCCGACAACCTCGCCCACCTCTGCCGCCACCACCACCGGCTCCGGCACACCACCACCTGGCAGGTCGAGCACCGGCCCGCCGGAGTCCTGCACTGGACGAGCCCGACCGGCCGACGGCACGTCACGCACCCCGCGCGCACCGATCCGCCGGGAGGCCGCGCGGCACCGGTCGGCGAACCGGACGCCGTGAAGGACGAGCCGCCGCCGTTCTGA